In Candidatus Electrothrix scaldis, the genomic window CCTCACCCCCACAGCCCCTGCAACAGCCTCACCAATGCAGGCCGCTCCCTCGACCCCATTCTTTTGTAGAGCAGTCAGCAAGGCCGGTACCTGATCCTTCGGCAAAGTGAGCAATAAACCTCCTGAGACCTGAGGATCATAGAGCAGCTCAGCTTCAGCCTCTGAAAGGTTAGCTCGAATTTTCAGGTCATGCTGCGACAGCAGGGCTCTGTTCGCCTTATTGCTCTCCGTTGTCACTCCTTTTCGAGACATCTCTATCGCCCCTGAATAAAAAAGAAGATCTTGGTATTTTAAAACCACTCTGGCCTGACCGCCACGAGCGATGTTGAGCAGACAACCAAGGATTCCTGTATTACTTACGTCAGAGCAGGCATGAATATCAAAGGATACTGCGGCTTCAATGACCTTATCTTGAAGAGAGACCAAAAGCGGCAGAGTCTCATCTTCCAGATTTTTCATTGAGTATTTTCCTGTACGTACCGCTTGCAAGAGTACGCCAGTGCCCAGGGGTTTAGTTAAAATAAGGGCATCCCCAGGCAGGGCTCCGGCATGGGTGATGACTTGCCCAGGATGCACCACGCCATTGACACAAAGCCCGTACTGCGGTTCCGCCTCCTGCATAAACTGACCACCGGTAAGACAGGCCCCAGCCTCAGTGACCTTGTCATAACCACCACGCAAAATCTC contains:
- the selD gene encoding selenide, water dikinase SelD is translated as MVGIETTESTSVYRLSSEIASINTVSCIRQPLAAPYWFGQIAAANALGKIYAFGGRPVTALNLIMSPGEQQNKGTVLEILKLAFLPSRQLDRGMLKEILRGGYDKVTEAGACLTGGQFMQEAEPQYGLCVNGVVHPGQVITHAGALPGDALILTKPLGTGVLLQAVRTGKYSMKNLEDETLPLLVSLQDKVIEAAVSFDIHACSDVSNTGILGCLLNIARGGQARVVLKYQDLLFYSGAIEMSRKGVTTESNKANRALLSQHDLKIRANLSEAEAELLYDPQVSGGLLLTLPKDQVPALLTALQKNGVEGAACIGEAVAGAVGVRVK